From one Streptomyces chromofuscus genomic stretch:
- a CDS encoding endonuclease/exonuclease/phosphatase family protein: MQVVTWNLWWRFGPWAERQKAILGALRELRPDVVGLQEVWEAGGENVAEWLAGELGLHWTWAPSHAPERWQRRIGDPTVGIGNAVLSRWPITEQAVLPLPAPTDVDDGRLALYTRLAAPSYGVPFFTAHLTSAAHASATRCRQVTALAEFVAVHRGGTPFPPVVTGDFNASPDSDEIRLFGGHRTAPAVPRQVLVDAWEYADPGAPSLTWDPANPYLAAGHSPGARIDYIHVGPPGPDGLGHVRSVRRAGDGPVDGVWPSDHAAVVAELASG; encoded by the coding sequence ATGCAGGTCGTGACCTGGAACCTGTGGTGGCGGTTCGGGCCCTGGGCGGAGCGGCAGAAGGCGATCCTCGGCGCGCTGCGCGAGCTGCGCCCCGACGTCGTGGGCCTGCAGGAGGTGTGGGAGGCCGGGGGCGAGAACGTCGCCGAGTGGCTGGCCGGCGAACTGGGCCTGCACTGGACGTGGGCCCCCTCGCACGCCCCCGAACGCTGGCAGCGCCGCATAGGCGATCCCACCGTCGGCATCGGCAACGCCGTCCTCAGCCGCTGGCCCATCACCGAACAGGCCGTCCTCCCCCTCCCGGCGCCCACGGACGTCGACGACGGCCGCCTCGCCCTCTACACGCGCCTGGCCGCACCGTCGTACGGCGTGCCCTTCTTCACCGCCCACCTCACCTCGGCGGCGCACGCCTCGGCCACCCGCTGCCGTCAGGTCACCGCGCTCGCCGAGTTCGTCGCCGTGCACCGGGGCGGCACGCCGTTCCCGCCGGTCGTCACCGGCGACTTCAACGCCTCGCCCGACTCGGACGAGATCCGCCTCTTCGGCGGCCACCGCACCGCCCCGGCCGTCCCCCGCCAGGTCCTCGTCGACGCCTGGGAGTACGCCGACCCGGGCGCCCCGTCCCTCACCTGGGACCCGGCGAACCCGTACCTCGCCGCCGGCCACTCGCCCGGCGCCCGCATCGACTACATCCACGTCGGCCCGCCCGGCCCGGACGGACTCGGCCACGTCCGCTCGGTCCGGCGGGCGGGCGACGGTCCGGTGGACGGCGTCTGGCCCTCCGACCACGCGGCGGTCGTGGCCGAGCTGGCCTCCGGGTGA
- a CDS encoding alpha/beta hydrolase family protein produces the protein MKDVSGDCARTPTRRTALAGLVGGAGAVLATGCTPTGATPAARATATATASPGGPTPGVMTLFDDPAFNFSALMALGGSGQGAGEVGEVLTAVNAITKAGLSSQTYVETFEKLGDLLMAAPVGSEPDDRTRQWRALRAAQYYAQALFFVLGSDKPGDEERLYKAGRGAWDTFCRLSDPAPVTANVPYGSTPLPVWFFRPDTSARRRPTVILTNGSDGQNVDMWTYGVRAALDRGWNALVYDGPGQGQLLFVNQVIFTPTWEKVVGPLVDWLTARSDVDPDRIALTGLSMAGDLAPRAAAFENRLAAVVAMPGCLTPWLGFPPEVREILQPSKEETNTVWNKEVVPELPAADAATLKKRFEPFSVQAMLDARKGRMFTDFYTPAKRIEALDITNVVGRIKMPTLVLDYEDEQFYPGQARQMFDKLTSPKDYVKLTAATGAQLHCSPMAPQQHCEVVFDWLNETLPGR, from the coding sequence ATGAAGGACGTATCCGGAGACTGCGCGCGCACCCCCACCCGCCGCACCGCACTCGCCGGGCTCGTCGGCGGTGCCGGGGCCGTGCTGGCCACCGGGTGCACCCCGACGGGCGCGACACCCGCGGCCCGCGCCACGGCGACGGCCACCGCCTCGCCGGGCGGCCCCACCCCCGGCGTGATGACGCTGTTCGACGACCCGGCCTTCAACTTCAGCGCGCTGATGGCGCTCGGCGGTTCCGGCCAGGGCGCGGGCGAGGTGGGCGAGGTGCTCACCGCCGTCAACGCGATCACCAAGGCGGGACTGTCCTCACAGACGTACGTCGAGACCTTCGAGAAGCTCGGCGACCTGCTCATGGCGGCGCCCGTGGGCAGCGAGCCCGACGACCGGACGAGACAGTGGCGTGCGCTGCGCGCCGCGCAGTACTACGCCCAGGCGCTGTTCTTCGTCCTCGGCTCCGACAAGCCCGGCGACGAGGAGCGGCTGTACAAGGCCGGACGCGGCGCATGGGACACGTTCTGCCGCCTGTCCGACCCGGCGCCGGTGACGGCGAACGTCCCGTACGGCAGCACGCCGCTGCCCGTGTGGTTCTTCCGGCCCGACACGTCCGCGCGGCGCCGCCCGACCGTCATCCTCACCAACGGCAGCGACGGACAGAACGTCGACATGTGGACGTACGGCGTCCGGGCCGCCCTGGACCGCGGCTGGAACGCTTTGGTGTACGACGGGCCGGGTCAGGGTCAGCTGCTCTTCGTGAACCAGGTGATCTTCACGCCGACCTGGGAGAAGGTCGTCGGCCCGCTCGTCGACTGGCTGACGGCCCGTTCGGACGTGGACCCGGACAGGATCGCCCTGACCGGGCTGAGCATGGCGGGCGACCTGGCGCCCCGGGCCGCGGCCTTCGAGAACCGGCTCGCCGCCGTGGTGGCGATGCCCGGCTGCCTGACGCCCTGGCTGGGCTTCCCCCCGGAGGTCCGGGAGATCCTCCAGCCGAGCAAGGAGGAGACCAACACCGTCTGGAACAAGGAGGTCGTGCCCGAGCTGCCCGCGGCCGACGCCGCGACGCTGAAGAAGCGTTTCGAGCCCTTCTCCGTGCAGGCGATGCTCGACGCCCGCAAGGGCAGGATGTTCACCGACTTCTACACGCCCGCCAAGCGCATCGAGGCACTGGACATCACGAACGTCGTGGGCCGGATCAAGATGCCCACGCTGGTACTCGACTACGAGGACGAGCAGTTCTACCCCGGCCAGGCGCGGCAGATGTTCGACAAGCTCACCTCACCGAAGGACTACGTGAAGCTCACCGCGGCCACCGGCGCGCAGCTGCACTGCTCCCCGATGGCCCCGCAGCAGCACTGCGAGGTCGTCTTCGACTGGCTGAACGAGACCCTGCCGGGCCGCTGA
- a CDS encoding AfsR/SARP family transcriptional regulator, whose translation MDGVPARRRPGGAEEPVALRFGVLGPVRAWRGDEPLATGSPQQRALLAALLLREGRTATAAQLIDALWGEEPPSQALAAVRTYASRLRKALDPDVLVSESGGYAIRSVGEGALDLTVAQDLAADAEKARGAGNPGRARELLGRALDLWDGEALAGVPGPYAEAQRVRLEEWRLQLLESRLDMDLEQGCHAEAVSELTALTAAHPLRERLRELLMLALYRSGRQAEALAVYADTRRLLVDELGVDPRPGLRELQQRILTADPGLAEPSAPVAEPAAIPVRPAQLPATVPDFTGRASFVAELSEVLGSAEGRVMAVSAVAGIGGVGKTTLAVHVAHQARSVFPDGQLYVDLQGAGPRAAEPETVLGSFLRALGTADSAIPDSLEERAALYRSVLDGRRVLVLLDNARDAAQVRPLLPGTEGCAALVTSRVRMVDLAGAHLVDLDVMSPDEALSLFTKIVGEERVAAEREAALDVVAACGFLPLAIRIAASRLASRRTWTVSVLAAKLADERRRLDELQAGDLAVKATFELGYGQLEPAQARAFRLLGLADGPDISLPGAAAVLDLAPADTEDLLESLVDTSLLESAAPGRYRFHDLVRLYARACAERDEHPPGEQDAAMSRLLDFYLATAAAVYAIERPGDRLVDHLAATDRPGLAFPDGASARDWLYTEANCLLAFARQSAGRPGCLRRAVDLLWAAHDLSESGANSREYEATAKAVLDAAQQVGGAREEARALMTLAAAHLDGGRFDMADREAAQVIDRAREADDLLPVSWAHNARGVIALYQNRNAEGEEHLSRAIEHFRVLGDRPGEASALCNLSRIHLATGRTQSAVTLAQKGMEIYDTMGNSMRGANGRYALGMALTQSGQLEAATGRLLEALGVFRDSRQRLWEGMTLFRLAEVDIAGRRFPQAAANAEMALTVLRGIGGEWRRANVLTVLGRALTGIGHTGRAQVCWQEAARVYEELGSPEAAEVRALLTPLRAA comes from the coding sequence ATGGACGGGGTGCCGGCGCGGAGGCGTCCGGGCGGTGCGGAGGAGCCCGTCGCACTGCGCTTCGGTGTGCTCGGACCGGTGCGCGCCTGGCGTGGCGACGAGCCGCTGGCCACGGGATCCCCACAGCAACGGGCCCTGCTCGCCGCGCTGCTGCTGCGCGAGGGCCGTACGGCGACCGCGGCACAGCTGATCGACGCGCTGTGGGGCGAGGAGCCGCCGTCGCAGGCGCTGGCGGCGGTGCGGACGTACGCCTCGCGGCTGCGCAAGGCGCTGGACCCCGACGTGCTGGTCAGCGAGTCCGGCGGCTACGCGATCCGGTCGGTCGGGGAGGGCGCCCTGGACCTGACGGTGGCGCAGGACCTCGCGGCGGACGCGGAGAAGGCGCGGGGCGCCGGGAACCCGGGCCGGGCCCGTGAGTTGCTGGGGCGGGCACTGGATCTGTGGGACGGGGAGGCGCTGGCGGGGGTGCCGGGTCCGTACGCCGAGGCGCAGCGCGTCCGGCTGGAGGAGTGGCGGCTGCAACTCCTCGAATCCCGCCTGGACATGGACCTGGAGCAGGGCTGCCACGCGGAGGCCGTCTCGGAGCTGACCGCGCTGACGGCGGCCCACCCCCTGCGGGAGCGGCTGCGCGAGCTGCTGATGCTGGCGCTGTACCGGTCGGGCCGCCAGGCGGAGGCGCTGGCGGTGTACGCCGACACACGGCGCCTGCTGGTGGACGAGCTGGGCGTCGACCCCCGGCCCGGCTTGAGGGAGTTGCAGCAGCGGATCCTGACGGCCGACCCCGGACTGGCGGAGCCGTCGGCGCCGGTCGCCGAGCCGGCCGCGATCCCGGTGCGTCCGGCACAACTCCCGGCCACCGTGCCCGACTTCACGGGCCGGGCGTCCTTCGTGGCCGAGTTGAGCGAGGTGCTGGGGTCGGCGGAGGGCCGGGTGATGGCCGTCTCCGCGGTGGCCGGGATCGGCGGGGTCGGCAAGACGACGCTCGCCGTGCACGTGGCGCACCAGGCACGGTCGGTGTTCCCGGACGGGCAGTTGTACGTCGACCTCCAGGGCGCCGGCCCCCGCGCGGCGGAGCCGGAGACGGTGCTGGGCTCGTTCCTGCGGGCCCTGGGCACGGCCGACTCGGCGATCCCGGACTCCCTGGAGGAGCGTGCGGCGCTGTACCGGTCCGTGCTGGACGGACGCCGGGTGCTGGTGCTGCTGGACAACGCCCGCGACGCCGCGCAGGTACGGCCCCTGCTGCCGGGGACCGAGGGGTGCGCGGCGCTGGTGACGTCCCGGGTGCGGATGGTGGACCTGGCCGGGGCGCACCTGGTCGACCTGGACGTGATGTCCCCGGACGAGGCGCTGTCGCTGTTCACGAAGATCGTCGGCGAGGAGCGGGTGGCCGCCGAACGGGAGGCGGCGCTGGACGTGGTCGCGGCGTGCGGTTTCCTTCCGCTCGCGATCCGTATCGCCGCGTCCCGCCTGGCGTCCCGCCGCACCTGGACCGTTTCGGTCCTCGCGGCGAAACTCGCGGACGAACGCCGCCGGCTGGACGAGCTCCAGGCCGGCGACCTGGCGGTGAAGGCCACCTTCGAGCTGGGCTACGGACAACTGGAGCCCGCCCAGGCACGGGCGTTCCGGCTGCTGGGGCTCGCGGACGGGCCGGACATCTCGCTGCCGGGGGCGGCGGCGGTGCTGGATCTGGCGCCGGCCGACACCGAGGACCTGCTGGAGTCGCTGGTCGACACCTCGCTGCTGGAGTCGGCGGCCCCCGGCCGCTACCGGTTCCACGACCTGGTACGGCTCTACGCGCGAGCCTGCGCGGAGCGCGACGAGCACCCGCCGGGCGAGCAGGACGCGGCGATGTCCCGGCTGCTGGACTTCTACCTGGCGACGGCCGCGGCCGTGTACGCCATCGAGCGGCCCGGGGACCGGCTGGTGGACCACCTCGCCGCCACGGACCGTCCCGGCCTCGCCTTCCCGGACGGCGCCTCGGCCCGGGACTGGCTCTACACCGAGGCCAACTGCCTGCTCGCGTTCGCCCGGCAGAGCGCCGGCCGGCCGGGCTGCCTGCGCCGGGCCGTCGATCTGCTGTGGGCCGCGCACGACCTCTCCGAGTCGGGGGCCAACTCCCGGGAGTACGAGGCCACCGCCAAGGCCGTGCTGGACGCGGCCCAGCAGGTCGGCGGGGCGCGGGAGGAGGCGCGGGCGCTGATGACGCTGGCAGCCGCGCATCTGGACGGGGGACGTTTCGACATGGCCGACCGGGAGGCCGCGCAGGTCATCGACCGGGCGCGAGAGGCGGACGACCTGCTGCCCGTGTCCTGGGCCCACAACGCGCGCGGCGTCATCGCGCTGTACCAGAACCGCAACGCGGAGGGCGAGGAGCACCTGTCCCGGGCCATCGAGCACTTCCGTGTCCTCGGGGACCGGCCCGGCGAGGCCAGCGCCCTGTGCAACCTCTCCCGCATCCACCTGGCGACCGGGCGGACGCAGAGCGCCGTCACCCTGGCCCAGAAGGGCATGGAGATCTACGACACCATGGGCAACTCCATGCGCGGCGCCAACGGCCGCTACGCGCTGGGCATGGCGCTCACGCAGAGCGGACAGCTGGAGGCGGCCACGGGCCGGCTGCTGGAGGCGCTCGGCGTCTTCCGCGACAGCCGCCAGCGCCTGTGGGAGGGGATGACGCTGTTCCGGCTGGCCGAGGTGGACATCGCCGGGCGGCGCTTCCCGCAGGCCGCCGCGAACGCGGAGATGGCGCTGACCGTGCTGCGGGGCATCGGGGGCGAATGGCGCCGGGCCAACGTCCTCACCGTCCTCGGCCGTGCGCTGACCGGCATCGGCCACACGGGGCGTGCCCAGGTCTGCTGGCAGGAAGCGGCGCGCGTCTACGAGGAGTTGGGCTCGCCGGAGGCCGCGGAGGTCCGCGCGTTGCTGACGCCCCTGCGCGCGGCCTGA
- a CDS encoding phospholipase — translation MHRRLASALATTTLSLATVVATATAASAAPADKPQVLASWTQTSATSYSAWAAARANQGAWAAYGFDWSTDYCSTSPDNPFGFPFAMSCARHDFGYRNYKAAGTFSANKDRLDSAFYEDLKRVCNNYGGATLTACNSTAWTYYQAVRAFG, via the coding sequence ATGCACCGCAGACTCGCCAGCGCTCTCGCCACCACGACCCTCTCCCTGGCCACCGTCGTCGCCACCGCGACGGCCGCCAGTGCCGCCCCGGCCGACAAGCCGCAGGTGCTCGCCAGTTGGACGCAGACCAGTGCGACCAGCTACAGCGCATGGGCCGCCGCCCGCGCGAACCAGGGTGCCTGGGCCGCCTACGGCTTCGACTGGTCGACCGACTACTGCTCCACGTCGCCGGACAACCCGTTCGGCTTCCCCTTCGCCATGTCCTGCGCGCGCCACGACTTCGGCTACCGCAACTACAAGGCCGCCGGCACCTTCAGCGCCAACAAGGACCGTCTCGACAGCGCCTTCTACGAGGACCTGAAGCGAGTCTGCAACAACTACGGCGGCGCGACCCTGACCGCCTGCAACAGCACCGCCTGGACCTACTACCAGGCCGTCCGCGCCTTCGGCTGA
- a CDS encoding outer membrane protein assembly factor BamB family protein gives MVDQLTQHDPRRIGPFEVLGRLGAGGMGLVYLARSASGRRVAIKTVRTELAEDQLFRVRFTREVEAARAVSGFYTAAVVDADPRAAVPWLATAYVPAPSLEEIVNDCGPLPAQAVRWLAAGVAEALQSIHGAGLVHRDLKPSNVLVVEDGPRVIDFGIASGVSNTRLTMTNVAVGTPAYMSPEQAKDSRSVTGASDVFSLGSTLVFAATGHPPFHGANPVETVFMLLREGPDLDGLPDELRPLIESCMQMDPSARPTPADLQAQLAPHLFGSGSDDSGTASAWLPEKAVGLIESRRGGRPAPPTSAAGRGSGRPPAVPPPPPHDPVVPAPPVTAPPVPAPVGAPTPPGPAGRCPVPIGPGPRVADARAAAVKAPPPEAGLAASWSKPRPGVNGAEPAVPAPPPPAPAESPAGWRPWRFRMSNDVWGTPAVDGDLVYVTSFEVHALDVATGRRRFKTRDVAWSMAVADGRIHASDGPTLFALDAREGTDLWRLSTDAWVYSLKAERGTVVTGTRGGGVQAWEAGSGRKLWEVTGCQSDFESPEAGPALHDGTVYVWQDARLRALDARTGDERWSYPIGDAASCGGVPVRVAPASDGYVYVTAGTRVLAVDVAGGHVRWHFEAPAVFLSPPTFVPGPAVTGGGVYLADYLGTVYALDATDGRDRWRIATEARTSVEPVLVAAGHVHVGSGTGLYTLDAVTGTPKWRFQAGGDIVGTPSVAEGRIHFGATDHLLYTLKADDGRLRWKLATGGEITGSPVVRDGIVYACSKDRCVYALDAEKGTGTARTT, from the coding sequence GTGGTGGATCAGCTGACGCAGCACGATCCGCGGCGGATCGGGCCGTTCGAGGTGCTGGGACGGCTGGGAGCCGGCGGCATGGGGCTGGTCTATCTCGCGCGCTCGGCGTCCGGCCGGCGCGTGGCGATCAAGACCGTCCGGACGGAGCTGGCCGAGGACCAGTTGTTCCGTGTCCGCTTCACGCGCGAGGTCGAGGCGGCCCGCGCGGTCTCCGGCTTCTACACGGCGGCCGTGGTCGACGCCGACCCGCGCGCCGCGGTGCCGTGGCTGGCGACCGCGTACGTTCCCGCGCCCTCCCTCGAGGAGATAGTGAACGACTGCGGGCCGCTCCCGGCCCAGGCGGTGCGCTGGCTGGCCGCGGGCGTCGCGGAGGCGCTCCAGTCGATCCACGGCGCCGGGCTGGTCCACCGTGACCTCAAGCCCTCGAACGTCCTCGTCGTCGAGGACGGACCCCGGGTGATCGACTTCGGCATCGCCTCCGGCGTTTCGAACACCCGTCTGACCATGACGAACGTGGCCGTCGGCACCCCCGCCTACATGTCGCCCGAGCAGGCCAAGGACTCGCGCTCCGTCACCGGTGCCAGCGACGTCTTCTCGCTGGGCTCCACGCTCGTCTTCGCCGCGACCGGCCACCCGCCCTTCCACGGCGCCAACCCGGTCGAGACGGTCTTCATGCTGCTCCGCGAGGGCCCCGACCTCGACGGCCTGCCCGACGAGCTGCGCCCGCTGATCGAGTCCTGCATGCAGATGGACCCCTCGGCCCGCCCCACCCCGGCCGACCTCCAGGCCCAGCTCGCCCCGCACCTGTTCGGCTCCGGCTCCGACGACAGCGGTACGGCCTCGGCGTGGCTGCCGGAGAAGGCCGTCGGCCTGATCGAGTCCCGCCGCGGCGGCCGTCCCGCCCCGCCCACGTCCGCCGCGGGCCGCGGCTCCGGCCGTCCGCCCGCCGTGCCGCCCCCGCCCCCGCACGACCCCGTCGTCCCGGCGCCGCCCGTCACCGCCCCGCCGGTGCCCGCCCCGGTCGGCGCCCCGACGCCGCCCGGTCCGGCTGGCCGGTGCCCCGTGCCCATCGGTCCCGGCCCGCGCGTCGCCGACGCCCGTGCCGCCGCCGTCAAGGCGCCCCCGCCCGAGGCGGGCCTGGCCGCCTCCTGGTCCAAGCCGCGCCCCGGGGTCAACGGCGCCGAGCCCGCCGTCCCCGCGCCGCCGCCCCCCGCGCCCGCGGAGAGCCCGGCGGGCTGGCGGCCCTGGCGGTTCCGGATGTCCAACGACGTCTGGGGCACCCCGGCCGTCGACGGCGACCTCGTGTACGTCACCTCCTTCGAGGTGCACGCCCTCGACGTGGCCACCGGCCGGCGCCGCTTCAAGACCCGGGACGTGGCCTGGTCGATGGCGGTCGCGGACGGCCGGATCCACGCCTCCGACGGCCCCACCCTGTTCGCCCTGGACGCCCGCGAGGGCACCGACCTGTGGCGGCTGTCCACGGACGCCTGGGTGTACTCCCTGAAGGCCGAGCGTGGCACCGTCGTCACCGGCACCCGCGGGGGCGGCGTGCAGGCCTGGGAGGCCGGCAGCGGCCGCAAGCTGTGGGAGGTCACCGGCTGCCAGAGCGACTTCGAGTCCCCCGAGGCCGGCCCCGCCCTGCACGACGGCACCGTCTACGTCTGGCAGGACGCCCGTCTGCGCGCCCTGGACGCCCGCACCGGCGACGAGCGCTGGTCGTACCCGATCGGCGACGCGGCCTCCTGCGGCGGCGTCCCGGTCCGGGTCGCACCCGCCTCCGACGGCTACGTCTACGTCACCGCGGGCACCCGCGTCCTCGCCGTCGACGTGGCCGGCGGGCACGTCCGCTGGCACTTCGAGGCGCCCGCGGTCTTCCTGTCCCCGCCCACCTTCGTGCCCGGCCCGGCGGTCACCGGCGGCGGCGTCTACCTCGCCGACTACCTCGGCACCGTGTACGCCCTCGACGCCACCGACGGCCGCGACCGCTGGCGGATCGCCACCGAGGCCCGCACGTCCGTCGAACCGGTCCTGGTCGCCGCCGGACATGTGCACGTCGGCAGCGGCACCGGCCTCTACACCCTGGACGCGGTCACCGGCACGCCCAAGTGGCGTTTCCAGGCGGGCGGCGACATCGTGGGCACCCCCTCGGTCGCCGAGGGCCGTATCCACTTCGGCGCCACCGACCACCTCCTGTACACGCTGAAGGCCGACGACGGCCGGCTGCGCTGGAAACTCGCCACCGGCGGCGAGATCACCGGCTCCCCGGTCGTCAGGGACGGGATCGTGTACGCGTGCAGCAAGGACCGCTGCGTCTACGCCCTGGACGCCGAGAAGGGCACGGGCACGGCCCGCACCACCTGA
- a CDS encoding VOC family protein, producing the protein MAENSTSAREAAYTEGVPCWVDAQLADVEAGKRFYGDLFGWSFQPSYGGTVWAYHEGEPVAALAQKADGRLPTVWTVYFATPDAEALAGRIRAAGGQVVTAPVPVGELGVAALVTDAEGAVFGLWQPGTHAGFGLRHEPGAFVWAELYTRDTAAANAFYGGLFHEALFGPGAEPDVGRAPLTDIFPAEMPPHFLVHFGVEDCEATLTEVNRLGGRIQAGPFDTSYGTVAVVTDGQGASFAVLQR; encoded by the coding sequence ATGGCCGAAAACAGCACATCTGCGCGCGAAGCGGCGTACACCGAGGGCGTCCCGTGCTGGGTGGACGCGCAGCTCGCCGACGTGGAGGCGGGCAAGCGGTTCTACGGTGATCTCTTCGGCTGGTCCTTCCAGCCGTCGTACGGCGGCACCGTGTGGGCCTACCACGAGGGCGAGCCTGTCGCCGCGCTCGCGCAGAAGGCGGACGGCCGGCTGCCCACCGTCTGGACGGTGTACTTCGCGACGCCGGACGCCGAGGCGCTCGCCGGGCGGATCAGGGCGGCGGGCGGGCAGGTGGTGACCGCGCCGGTGCCGGTCGGCGAGCTGGGCGTCGCCGCGCTGGTCACCGACGCCGAGGGCGCGGTGTTCGGCCTGTGGCAGCCGGGGACCCACGCGGGCTTCGGCCTGCGGCACGAGCCCGGCGCCTTCGTCTGGGCCGAGCTGTACACCCGCGACACCGCCGCCGCCAACGCCTTCTACGGCGGTCTCTTCCACGAGGCGCTGTTCGGGCCCGGCGCCGAGCCCGACGTCGGCCGCGCCCCGCTCACCGACATCTTCCCGGCCGAGATGCCGCCGCACTTCCTCGTCCATTTCGGGGTGGAGGACTGCGAGGCCACGCTCACCGAGGTGAACCGGCTCGGCGGCCGGATCCAGGCGGGACCTTTCGACACCTCGTACGGCACGGTGGCAGTGGTCACGGACGGCCAGGGGGCGTCGTTCGCGGTACTCCAGCGCTGA
- a CDS encoding TetR family transcriptional regulator: MRTVDGRVAGRRGQATRQKLLDCLSEMLSSSPYRDVKVIDVARKAGTSPATFYQYFPDVEGAVLEIAEQMAAEGAGLTELLEGRTWVGKAGWQTAQELVDGFLEFWRKNDAILRVVDLGAAEGDKRFYKIRMKILNSVNNSLVDAVTELQSKGRVDKDVNPAAIAGSLVAMLAAVASHQKGFTSWGVKQAELKPNLALLVHLGITGKKPSR, encoded by the coding sequence GTGCGTACCGTCGACGGCCGCGTGGCCGGCCGGCGTGGGCAGGCGACGCGGCAGAAGCTGCTCGACTGCCTCAGTGAGATGCTCAGCTCCTCTCCCTACCGGGACGTCAAGGTCATCGATGTCGCCAGGAAGGCGGGCACTTCGCCCGCGACCTTCTACCAGTACTTCCCGGACGTCGAGGGAGCCGTCCTGGAGATCGCCGAGCAAATGGCCGCCGAGGGCGCCGGTTTGACGGAACTGCTCGAAGGCCGCACCTGGGTCGGCAAGGCCGGCTGGCAGACCGCCCAGGAACTCGTCGACGGTTTCCTGGAGTTCTGGCGCAAGAACGACGCGATCCTGCGCGTCGTCGATCTCGGCGCCGCCGAGGGGGACAAGCGGTTCTACAAGATCCGCATGAAGATCCTGAACTCGGTGAACAACTCCCTGGTGGACGCCGTCACCGAACTCCAGTCCAAGGGCCGCGTCGACAAGGACGTGAACCCGGCGGCGATCGCCGGTTCCCTGGTCGCGATGCTCGCTGCGGTCGCCTCGCACCAGAAGGGCTTCACCAGCTGGGGCGTCAAGCAGGCCGAACTCAAGCCGAACCTGGCGCTGTTGGTGCATCTGGGCATCACCGGCAAGAAGCCGAGCAGGTAG
- a CDS encoding Lrp/AsnC family transcriptional regulator: MDAIDRKILAELQQDGRLTVTELAARVRLSVSPCHRRLRELERSGAISGYRAVVDPGAVGLTFEALVFVSMRQEDRDTVAEFEKAVGEVEHVLDAQRLFGEPDYLLRVATADLAAFQRLYDERLATLPGVQRLTSTLVMKHVVKDRPLPA, translated from the coding sequence ATGGACGCAATCGACCGGAAGATTCTTGCCGAGCTGCAGCAGGACGGGCGGCTGACCGTGACCGAGCTGGCCGCGCGGGTGCGGCTGAGCGTCTCGCCGTGTCACCGGCGGCTGCGGGAGCTGGAGCGGTCGGGGGCGATCAGCGGATACCGGGCGGTGGTCGATCCGGGTGCCGTGGGGCTGACCTTCGAGGCGCTGGTCTTCGTGTCCATGCGCCAGGAGGACCGGGACACGGTCGCCGAGTTCGAGAAGGCGGTCGGTGAGGTGGAGCACGTACTGGACGCGCAGCGGCTGTTCGGGGAGCCGGACTACCTGTTGCGGGTGGCCACCGCGGACCTCGCCGCGTTCCAGCGGCTGTACGACGAGCGGCTCGCGACGCTGCCGGGGGTTCAGCGGCTCACCTCCACCCTGGTGATGAAGCACGTGGTCAAGGACCGCCCGCTGCCGGCGTGA
- a CDS encoding LysE family translocator — MDSAILLSFLALDLLLVCVPGADWAYVISAGLRDRSPVTAVAGLVSGYALHTVLAAAGLAVLVAGSPALLTALTVVGAAYLVWLGWGVLRRPGTPQAGHAPASRGRVFLRGAAISGLNPKGLLLYLSVLPQFLVTDHAHLPVPAQTVVLGLSHMACCAAVYLGVGCAARAVLGARPAAARAVARTSGAAMLGIGAFLLVQRLATL; from the coding sequence ATGGACTCCGCGATCCTGCTCTCCTTCCTCGCCCTCGACCTGCTGCTGGTGTGCGTGCCGGGCGCGGACTGGGCGTATGTGATCTCGGCCGGTCTGCGCGACCGTTCGCCGGTCACGGCGGTGGCGGGCCTGGTCAGCGGCTACGCCCTGCACACGGTGCTCGCGGCGGCCGGCCTGGCGGTCCTGGTGGCGGGATCGCCCGCCCTCCTCACCGCGCTGACGGTGGTGGGAGCGGCGTACCTGGTGTGGCTGGGGTGGGGCGTGCTGCGCCGGCCGGGCACCCCGCAGGCCGGTCACGCCCCGGCGTCCCGCGGCCGGGTCTTCCTGCGGGGCGCCGCGATCAGCGGCCTGAACCCCAAGGGGCTGCTGCTCTACCTCTCGGTGCTGCCGCAGTTCCTCGTCACGGACCACGCGCATCTGCCGGTACCGGCCCAGACGGTCGTCCTCGGGCTGTCGCACATGGCCTGCTGTGCGGCTGTCTACCTCGGCGTCGGATGCGCCGCGCGCGCGGTCCTGGGCGCGCGCCCGGCGGCGGCGCGGGCGGTGGCGCGGACGTCGGGGGCGGCGATGCTGGGGATCGGGGCGTTCCTCCTGGTGCAGCGGCTGGCGACGCTGTAG